The genomic interval gagagagtccagtggagggcaacaaagatgattaggcgcctgaagcatctctcctatgaggaaaggctgagagagctgggcctgttcagtctggagaagagaagactgaggggggatttcatcaacgtgtacaagtatgtgaagggagggtgtcaagaggatggggccagactcttctccgtggtgcccagtgacagcacaagaggcaacgggtgcaaactgaaacacaggcagttccgtctgaacgtgaggaaaaacttcttgactgtgagggtgactgaacattggaacaggttgcccagagaggtagtggagtctccttccctggagatattcaaaacccgtctggatgtgatcctgggcaatatgctctagaggtccctgcttgagccgggaggttggactagatgatctccagaggtcccttccaacctcaaccattctgtgattctgtgtgattctatgCATGCAGATCACACCATGGGACAGAAGGAATCCTTGCTAAGTCAGTCCTCTGGAAATGCTCCCTCATTAGAGGCTTTTTTGATTCAAACATGCGTAATAGCCTTTCAATCTTATTTTTAATGGATactccaaatatttaaaaaaactatATGCCTGATGTTGAGAATTAGCCCAAATTACAGATGGCAAAGGTCCATTAGAAAGTTAAGTATGTAAGGGTTTCTTCTTCCCATATACAATGATACAAAATACAACAAGAGGTAAACTTTTTACAATGATACAAAATACAACAAGAGGCAAACATCAAGCTGAAAGAGATCATATTCTACAACTATTTAATATAACAGACACTTAAGACGAGAGACAGAAAGATTGataaagctggaaaaagaaaagaaagaaggctaCTAAAAACTCCACTAACCTTTTCTTTCAAGGCAGGTTTTGATTAAACAATAATTAACTTTGATTAAAGAAATGGTTCTAGCTTTCTTGAAAATTTTCAGTCTTCACCTCAGAAAAATGATGCTAGTCAGACACTTGGATCCTTTGCAAAAAAATCGATTAGCAGCTACTTTACCCTTTGTCTGAGCACAGAAAGCAGGGGCACACGAATTGCTTTAAtctggtaaataaataaaacactctCCTTATGGTTAACTTTTGgctaatttttaaaagttgcaaTTTTACGCAGtcgggagaggagagagaaacagaagatgcTACTTCTGTGAGATCTTTTTGGTAGCCATTGGTTTCTATAGAGGTTTGGCATATATCAGACAGAGAGGTACTTGTGTAACTATAATTTTGCATATGGTATTGTCACATCCAAAAAACCTATACAGACTTCTAGTTACAGAGTATCCATTCAGGCAGTAAGTACTCCTCAACTGTAATACATCTAACTGGAACAAAGTTTTCACTTTACTCTCTAATGGTGTGAAAGttgtagtttaaaaatacagaacaggAATAAGGTTCTGTCACAAGAGAAGAGTCTGTAGTTAACACAAAAACGTTTGATCCTTTCATATTATATAAAGAGGTCTATTACACAAAACTGTGACTAttccagaggaaatgaaaaaggtGATTCAAGAGAATATGTTATCCTCTATCTGTTCAGAAAGAGGATCAAATCAAGCAGGAAACATACACAGATAGAGGTGGACAACCAGCGCAAGATACAAGAATGACAACAAGGTGCTGACGTTTcagattttctctttaaatagcaGGTGCTGGCTAAGTGCACACAATGCTAACAAACAGGAAATACCTTTTCAGAAATCATCAccttgaatcacagaatggaCAGAATACAGTAAGAAAGAGACTGCGAGGTGATACATAACTTAGTGCCAAGCATTGCTgacaaagaatagaaaaaaagttaaaaaaaaaaaaaaccctcaaacccccCCACTCTTAAGAACTCCTttggtgaggggagaggggacaTCCATCATCACTATAGCACAAAAACTTGCAACAGACCTTTCCTTGAGGAAAGCACGACCCGACTAGCATGCAATCCGAAGGGAAATTAGACCATCAGGCATCATTCCTGATGTGACATCAGATTAGAAAGGCCTCTTGGGTCATCCACCACAAGGCTCTGCTATCATTAATACCCACAACATATTCCTTTCATAAGGGAACTGCCCTATTTAAACAAATCTTTTGTGTCTGCTCTCTACagcttttttatcattatttaaaataagtgaatGGAATTGactatttttcctgctttcagcCATCTCTCTTCTAATACCAGTGGGCACTGTCTTTACAGtcacaataataaaaaacatctTTGCAGCCTCACTAGCCAGCTCATCCTCTGAGCCATTTCAGTGAGGGGGAGGGAAAGCAtcacttcggggggggggggggggaagaagctgCTATCTAGAGTAACCACTTCACTGCTCTGTGCAGCTTTCTGCTAGCGCTGTTTTCCTAGTGGCTTTTCAGTGTTGACAGGAACAAAAACCccagtctttgaaaataaaacatcattttctAAATCCCTAGCAGGAAGGCCATGAGGCATGTTTGAAGGACAAATTGCCCACCATAGATATGGGGGACAATACAACAGTGTTAGAGACGGGTGCTGTTTCtcccacatatacacacacacaaacttttttttttaaatgtctcttttGATGTCACTATACATGTCTGCCTTATCCCTCAAACACTGAACTAGTATCAGTAAACATTTCCCAGGGTCAGACCTCAAGATGCTGAGGGATACAAATCTGTCTTTGATCTCATCACCACTTTCTTCCAGAGTTGGAGCACTCTTCACTCTTTTGAGTGAGGGTGCCTACACTCACGTGTTATCATGAATAGGGGCTTCCAGCTTCTCTGAATGCAGCCACGTTCTGAGTAAGTCGAGAGGATCTGCCAGCGTGTTATGTAACAGGATCGAGGGCTTGTACTGCAAACCCTAGGGCAAGATCCATCTCATAGCATGCTTAATCATCTCCCCTGTACAGAATTACTCCATCCCCAGtccctcttctgtttttcagtcctCCTCCAACACCATTTAAAGGAGCTGATCCAGCAGTCCAAGAACTCTTTCCACTCACTCACCTTGAGCATGGCACACGTTTACAAAGCAAGATAGCTACATGCAGATCCATCATCCCAGACTCTAAAGAGAGCTAGCCTTCTTTCTGTAGAAATTTGCTTTTCCCTCTTACTGGAATCCATTATGATAAAAGAATCTTTTCacatgagggggaaaaaaccctaaaaaatgaCCCTTATTTTACGTAAATGCTTCAAATTGACTGTCAGTTAAAGTCTGTTCTCTTCATTTCAGAAAACCCATAAGCATTGAcctgagagacagagaaaagctGGGAATCCTGGTTGTGCTAATACTTGAAATGATCAAGAGAGGACTGACAACACCTCTAACAGTCCCCTTTCTATCCATGACGATCCTTCTTTTGGAAGCAAGAATGTTAACGTTCAAGAATTCAGATTTACACTTCAGAAAAATAGGTTTCTGATATGAGATAAAGGGAGAGAGCGCAGCCGAGTGCAAGCAAGCAGGATTCTCATTGCTCAAATTACAATAACAGGATATGATTATTCTGCCAGCTGcttaaaaaacaaccccaaaactaCACTAGATAAAATAACCCAGTagcatttcctcttctctctcgaAGTGCAGAAGTGCAGCTCCCATCCCTTTTGACCCAAGCTAAGGCTTGCATGTCATAGCACTTCTGACAAATGAGAGAcaagctgagcagctgggccTTATCTACGTAAGTCAAAGATAAGGTAACTAATAAGCCTGAAAAAGCACTAACTCAGGACGTACCACAGCAAGGATTTCTGATTATTCTCAGACACTGCACAGAAGCAGCATATCTCCTCTCTCCCAGGCTTAGAATTGGCTATTTTAGAGACGGAAGGAAGCCTTTTTAGGAGAAAACGTGAAAAATCTACTAAACATCAGGGCAAAGAAGGCTATCTTGAATGAACAGTGCATAGTGCAGCTTTTTTGGTGATCTTGGCTTCTTAGCATCATGGAGGTGTCTAGCTTGTTCATTCTGTAGAGATACCAATGGTGATAATAATAGATTTATCTTTGTCTAAAGAAACAATACTAACAGAGATTCCTCATCTTCAGTGAAATAGTGACTAAGGTTGTTTGCTGACCCAGAGTATGAAGCCTGGATAGAAACAgctattcaaagaaaaaagataatagcGAGATAAAATGCTTATTTCTGTGTCACTCTCATCGACAGCATCTCACAGAATTCCTGCCACCACAGTCATTCACTTTGACAAGATTCATTTCTTCCAAAACATATTTCTTATATTAAACAGGCAGCAAGGAAGCGAGGGGCTCAGAACTACACAGTTTAGTTTTACAACACTGTTTTCTTAATAAGACATGCTACCCAGTCTGGGCAGACCTGCAGTGGTATAGAAGAGACACATGCAGAGGTTGTGAGCTAATTAGGAATTATGAAGCTTTGTACCCCCCACTCCCAACAATGATCAGGGGAAAATGTAAAGTTGGCAGGAGTTGAAAGGTTTAGTAACAAATCTGATCAAACATCCTGTTTCTGGTCACATTTccctgaagacagaaaaagacattttctagACACTGGCTTTTCTTTCCCCAAGTAAAATTTGTACAAACACTGGCTTTTCTTTCCTCGAGTAAAATTCATTTCAGACCATTCCCTAATCCTCCCAATTCATGCAACACTGATACAATTTTTgagcttttgctctctttttatttcatttcaacaACAGGTCTGGGGCAAAGTGGGAAGAGAgcagcatctttttaaaaaagaaaaacacaacccTGTGGTATGCTACATAGGATAAATATGTGAGCTTTACAAAAGttaatttatatacatatacactcacactaaaccaaattaaaaataaaaagttgtgaGGAGCTGTTTCCAACAAAACAAGGGAGAGGAAAGCCTTATTTCACAGCAAGCAAAAGCACCACAAGTTAAGATCATAGAGCACACTCACTGGCATTGCAGATACCAAACTAGCCTGCGTCCTGGAAGCAGTGCAGCTCTAGCACAAAGCTCTACCCACGCCAATTTATCCTGCTGCTTGGCAAAAGCAAGCACAGAATCTGTGTTCAGGATGTGTGCTGTGCACACACTGCCACAAGCAGCTGTTTTACTTATTTCAGTCTTGGCAGAAGCCACAGAAAGTGGCAAAGGAGTGAGACTAAGAGATTCAAAGCTAAGCTACAGCACTGACGTAGCTACAGCGTTTCCATTGCAGAGGTTTCTATGTTCACTCATGCCTCTTGTGTGCTCTTTGTGGGGTGCCTGTGAGGTCACTTAGCAGACAATGCCAGATTATTTATTAATTGTGCACTGCAGTTCCTATTCTTGCTTACCTACATCTTTTCTCCTCCTATGCCTCTTCCACCTCACAATGCCTCTTCTATTTCCTCCAGGCTGACAGGATAATAAAATTAGGAAGGGGCATGAATGCCTAAAAAGGCATATTCAATAACCAAATGAAGttcaaaaaaaagtattaaaaaatgttaaaaaaaaaaaaacactattcaaTTCTGCAGACTCCTGGCACAGTTTGCTCATTTAGCCCAGAAGTCTCTTTCTTCAGGGCCTGCAGGCTATACTGTCTCAACTGGCAAGAAGCATGCAGTAACAAGGTAAAATTCTcactaaaagaagaaacaaaagtggTAAGGGGTGGGGAAAGAAGAGGCTATAACATGGAAACCTAATACTTAGGTGGTAGCACTTATGCTACACGGTACGCTTTCAGAAGAGTGAATTCTTTCCTGTTGGTGCGAGCTGCCCAGATGAAAAGAGCAGCTGCCATAAATTGTAAAGGTGCCGAGACACAAGCTAGGCAGAAGGACCAGCCGAATTCACCCCTCACATCATCAGGCAGGGGCAGCTTCTTGTGGAGCAGCTCAATCCCAGCTACATAGCAGCCAACGAGGCCCAGTGTACAAAGCCCTGGAAGAGGAAGCAATAAAGTGCAATGAACTTACTCACAGATGACACCAGGGGCttctggaggagggagggcacaTGGTGGGTGGAAGGGGACCTACCTGCAAGGAAATGGAGGACTCCAGTGGCAATGGCAGGGTAAAGGCTGCGACAGGCACAAGCACAGAGCCCAATCAGAGCCCCAAAGCACATGAGGCCAAGGCTAACAAAGGGCAAGAGAAACTGCAACCTCCAGAGATCTGCACGTGAAAGAAACACAGAGTCACAGGTTTGTTCAAGATGTGCTAGAAAAATGACCTTTTCCCATTTTCTTATGTTCCCTCCTACACACACCTCCGTTGGCTTAGCCAGAAAGGACCGAAGGCTCCTCTAAAGTAGGAAGAACTTCATCTGTTAACTCCCAAATTCCCACTACACTCATGGGCAAAACCTTCCCCACAGTACctacttttccttttaaactgtAGTCTACTGCCAGCGCTACTGTAAAAAAGTGCAGAGCAATATACAGATGTTTCCCTCATTAATCACTGCATTTgggagacacttttttttttttatccctgccAGAAGTGAGAGACACTTACAAGTCCGATTCAGATCTGTGCCACTATTGTGGTTTCCAGGTTCTATGTACTTTTCCATGAACTGATCAGAGAGGGAAAAACTGATGCAATTTGTGGTCATATCATTTTCtggaacaaaaaaatccaacaattACTATCaggttgttcccccccccccttcattcaACCCCTCTTCTCTCAACCTTTTCAGTTGAGAAGCTCCTCTGAGttaaattttggagaaaaaaaaaacactcaaaacagATTTGTAGGATGCCTTATCAGACAATAAACGTATTGTACACTTATTACAATGAGGCACAGCATTCAAACATGCAGACTCTTCAAGCTCACATGGATAATCCAGAGATCTGTGCCACACTTGAcagattggagaaaaaaatgcagcatatgATACTCATCTATTTTCTTACACATCCTTGCACTCAGAGTCCCATAATGGAGCTGTGCTTATCTCCATGTATGGAATGAAACACCTTATTAAACACATTTCTAAAAAACGATACAGAGAGAACAGGATCgtttacaaaaagaaaagtatctcATACTGTTTTATATTCAATTCTTCCCCATTTACTGAGAATGCTACTGAACAGAGCTGATTTAAGTTTCCTCCCAAAAAggtgttttcatttaaaacaaaaacaaaaatgtatttcatgtaaagctttttcttcagaaaaagtgtttgaaagtaaatttttttttttcaaaagaggagTCAAAATGAAGGGcttcacacacatatacataataTTGATGTGTTCAAAACTTATTCTGAAGTGATTAAAACAAGTGTTCATCACAGTTCCTTTTAGCCCCCATCCCCAGTCAGTATGAAAAACAATACAAAGCGTTTCATTTTACATCTACACCCTTGTAAAGAAATCCAATATTATGGTGAAAGGACTACAAATTGTCGCAATGACACAATGGGAGACATTTGTGACTTGCGAGTAAAATGAATGACTAGCTAAAAGGTGTAAACATCCCTTtgacaaaatagtatttttcttccattactgGATCCCTCGACCTCTTTTAAAAAGGCAGTGACTGGCAGAGCAAGAGTAACTGTGTCCCCAGTGGGAAAGCAGATTGGAGATAAAAACAAGTCACAGCAGACTAAATTTAAATCAAGTATAATGTGCAAATCCAGATTCCGTGACACTGACAGCCAGAGAACATTTTGTCTTTTGCTTCTTTACAAGTCTAGACTGTCTTTACTCAAAAACCACAGAAGCTAGAAATAGGTCTTCTGGAAGAACAAAGTAGCATGGATGTGTTTGTGAGCATGTGCCATCCTAGGCAAGCAGGAAAAGTGCTAATTGCTCTGGAGATACCTGGTGGGCTGTACCAGTGAGAGTTCTTGGGTACAGTGATACACCTCCGCCACAATCCAACTGTGCCATTGCACCGGAAGAGTGCATCTGTATAGGTCTTCTCATCTGCCTCTTCGCTGACGAATTCTTCCCAGATGCTTTTGCCAGCTTCACTAACATTCTCAGCTGGAGACAGGGTGTGATACTCGTACCAAAAATCAGTGCCGATGGAAGCTGCCATATAGATGGTGGAGATTAGGCTGAGAACACAGGCAATTACTAATGCTGTAGCAAAACGGTTATCCATCATTGTGCCCTCGCAGCtgcaaagaaagggagaaagagcatCAAATGAGTAACTCCTCTGACACAAAGCACAAAGTTATCCCAGCAGTGCGAAACTCTTTGACACAATTCCTCTAACCCTGTTCTCCCTCCAGATACACATATCTTCCTTTTCCAACATACTGGAAGCAAAGAAATATTGAGTAAGTCTACAGCACTAGTTAGCATCAAGCAGATCTGCAAGTTCAAGGCAAGGAAGCTGCCCTTCTCCGACCCACACTGCCACCACAGCGTGCTAGCTGCTCTAAGAGGCAGCAACTGACAGCGCAACAGCGATTCTGCCCCCAAAGCAGATGGCACAGCTCACAGGCATTTGTGATCCTGGTGGCATGGAACCACAGAGAATCCATGTGGAGTGCCCAGTCAGAAGACTTATCTTTCCTTAAGAGATTACTGAGGGAAGAAGTTAGTTTTAGCCTGCCATTTACACAGCTTGTGTTTATAGCAAAGGTAAGAACTACAAGGGAGTCGAAAAAGCTTTTTCTGACTGTTCACAAAGGGCAGCCACGCTGAGATGCTGGAAtacctgctgggaagcagagaaATGTATCTAGGCACTACAGAAAGAACATTAAGGAAGCACCACAAGCAGATCTGGAGATCACAACAAATGCTGCAGCAATGCCACAACGCATACAGCAGTGGTAGAACAATGCAGAGAACTAGAGAACTAGAACAATGCAGTGGGAGTGCCATATCCCATAGGCATAAGACAACAAGAGTTTCCAAAACTGAAAGGTGTTCATGGATCGGCATGAGGACCTTGCTCTGGCTCCCTAGAACATGGGTCACTAATGCATACCTTTGCAGGGCCATACTCATAAACAGCGCAAGTTCAGGGTCAAAGGAAACACGTGAAAATAGAGATGCCACGAATGCTTACACTTATGACAATACTGTCACTCTAATGAGCGACTGACTGATAATACAAGTAATGCTTCTCAGATAGTGAAATACAGTAGAACTCAGTGTAATGATGTCAGAGAACTTTCAAGTGCCTATTGTGCTCATACGTTTTCTGTGCTGGATTAAATTTATGGACTATGTTCAAGCAGGCTTGATGTATTTGCCAAACAAAGTATCAATTTAAGTTAACTCAGCTAAAGCTGAGATTTGTATCTAATCAGCTCCTGTCAATTGCTTGCTTTACCTGGCTTCTCTCACatatttttatcaaaatattttggtcTAGCTTCTTTGCAACGGAATGGACTGCAACTGGAAACAGCAAATACCTAAAAACAGAACATTCGCAAGGAAAAAATACATGAGCGCTCAAGTCAGACCTAAccaaaaagaaattctgaattatGAAATAAGGTGCAAATTAAAATGGGGAGTTTCAAAGGCACCAATACTTGCTGCTAACAATGACcgtctcatttcttttccttcccatctGCTCCTCTATTTGGCTTGAACTGACTAACAGGGATGGGGATAAGAGATGATGTCCAGTCACATCATCCCCTGTGCCTCATTTCCATATTCAAGGAGGGATGTTGAATGAGGCAATACTCTCTGTAACATCTTCCTTCAAAACGTGCAAGGGTAGAACTAATTTGTGATGAAGTGGCAAGCACCACCCACTTAAAGTACAGTGAAGTTTGAATACAACCCTAGTCAAAAAATAAtccaaaaactga from Struthio camelus isolate bStrCam1 chromosome 1, bStrCam1.hap1, whole genome shotgun sequence carries:
- the CLDND1 gene encoding claudin domain-containing protein 1, with the translated sequence MMDNRFATALVIACVLSLISTIYMAASIGTDFWYEYHTLSPAENVSEAGKSIWEEFVSEEADEKTYTDALFRCNGTVGLWRRCITVPKNSHWYSPPENDMTTNCISFSLSDQFMEKYIEPGNHNSGTDLNRTYLWRLQFLLPFVSLGLMCFGALIGLCACACRSLYPAIATGVLHFLAGLCTLGLVGCYVAGIELLHKKLPLPDDVRGEFGWSFCLACVSAPLQFMAAALFIWAARTNRKEFTLLKAYRVA